In Pleurocapsa sp. PCC 7319, the following are encoded in one genomic region:
- a CDS encoding tubulin-like doman-containing protein produces MREDRKTIVPTLVIGLGGTGLEVISRVRRLIRESYGDLANFPIAGFLHIDTDREAKPSNPLMSGDTLEASEKYLSQVALAEAQKIVHHPEIYPWYHQWLPTELINNPRLLVSETGAGQIRACGRFSLFFNCDRISDACQNAKRKICRGENIAFMSQNYSLQVKPKLNIFVVCSIAGGTGSGMVIDLGYLLQRWFEGEQGVQTTAIISTPDGFSSISANDRVKCNGYAALMELNYYCDQNTTFSAQYGVTGGSAIESQQPPYDYIYLTGTTNEHGVNLTLDAVRESMAQNIFLDLVSDFSAYKRSIRDNIVRAAAGQNDLPPQGRSYPRNFMSFGIATVEVPIHHIRHYLAYLLATDLCKWWLNSSVPLPVEPQTIVYARLRSMNLLGNELRRAILQTTDRSYPYQVVIQQWLGKIRQEITTENLLECRADGVVKVFSRETGQILEFVDGYLRPKVEEYLQDHLREPQNDERTHGDFFKVIYDNRDRLINQAIGELQERLYTVLVDRNLGLKFLQLELDLMEDSFERNIAKMEREAEKTWLVVEQAAWQEYEAALFRLHEYKDLWGLTKQSKINQECDLALNNLGQALNSLLERKSRIVAVGILRRLKEYLVELRHQLNIWQQRVSQSQAKFQELANQQANKADALEIVGEKLFERARLNEIYEDFLTKTNGDQEANLENPAQRGLEVMAQQLSQVILNASTSLWQNSRRAQEVFRLLDIEKIPEIQYPDFEKIVYQHTLLCLEKAGVNTKLYQDADACTRFMQRFSTEADRDTRIRELFEQSQPLVRLDRNIPQSSQFNYINLAKAGLIGGDNPTEIAAIKQVEILRKYFSDEEAIAPITTKERHKILAVQEVGGFSLRCLQGTEQLRRAYQNWRGQRIMAERARLRGQQVDLPPSVHLQQEIIFWDFIPPNKDTEKIVLILRTLEILKSEINQNTKQNVICYSTINKGKQEKVTLASNWENAVQVLELPDCRRDRQELERKLAEKLEAAETPKLKQELSQKLKSYLEIRLRDFSQKGGQDNLRYLREQDMIRDFMDCHKLA; encoded by the coding sequence ATGCGAGAAGATAGAAAAACCATTGTTCCTACCTTAGTTATCGGACTTGGCGGTACGGGATTAGAAGTAATTTCCCGAGTTCGGCGTTTAATTAGAGAATCCTATGGCGATTTGGCTAACTTTCCCATTGCTGGTTTTTTACACATCGATACTGACCGTGAAGCCAAGCCCAGTAATCCTCTGATGTCAGGAGATACTTTGGAAGCATCAGAAAAATATCTTTCCCAGGTAGCTTTAGCCGAAGCCCAAAAAATCGTCCATCATCCAGAAATCTATCCTTGGTATCACCAGTGGCTCCCAACGGAACTGATTAATAATCCTCGACTATTAGTCTCCGAAACAGGAGCAGGGCAAATTCGAGCCTGCGGACGCTTTTCCTTATTTTTTAACTGCGATCGCATTAGTGATGCCTGTCAGAATGCCAAGAGAAAAATTTGCCGAGGGGAAAATATCGCTTTCATGTCCCAAAATTACAGTCTTCAGGTCAAGCCAAAACTAAATATATTTGTGGTTTGTTCCATTGCTGGAGGTACGGGTAGTGGCATGGTGATCGATCTGGGGTATTTGCTCCAACGCTGGTTTGAAGGAGAACAGGGAGTTCAAACTACCGCGATAATTTCGACTCCTGATGGTTTTAGCAGTATTAGTGCTAATGATCGTGTTAAGTGTAATGGTTATGCTGCCTTAATGGAACTAAACTATTACTGCGATCAAAACACCACTTTTTCTGCCCAGTATGGTGTTACTGGTGGTTCGGCTATTGAGTCGCAACAGCCGCCCTACGACTATATTTACCTCACTGGTACTACTAACGAACACGGTGTCAACCTGACTTTAGATGCTGTTAGAGAATCGATGGCTCAAAATATCTTTCTCGATTTAGTCTCCGATTTTTCTGCTTATAAACGTTCTATTAGAGATAATATCGTTCGGGCAGCAGCAGGACAAAACGATCTACCTCCCCAGGGCAGGAGTTATCCGCGCAACTTTATGAGTTTTGGCATAGCAACTGTTGAAGTTCCGATTCATCATATTCGCCATTATTTAGCTTATCTTCTAGCTACAGATTTATGTAAATGGTGGCTCAATAGCTCAGTTCCTTTACCTGTGGAACCTCAAACCATAGTTTATGCCCGCCTGAGAAGCATGAATTTGTTGGGTAATGAATTGCGTCGAGCAATTTTACAAACGACAGATCGTTCCTATCCTTATCAAGTTGTAATTCAGCAATGGCTGGGAAAAATTCGTCAAGAAATTACAACTGAAAACTTGCTGGAGTGTCGAGCAGATGGTGTTGTTAAAGTCTTTAGTCGTGAAACCGGTCAGATACTTGAGTTTGTTGACGGCTACCTCAGACCAAAGGTAGAGGAATATTTGCAGGATCATTTGCGAGAACCGCAAAATGATGAGCGAACTCACGGTGACTTTTTTAAAGTAATTTATGACAATCGCGATCGCTTGATTAATCAAGCAATAGGGGAATTACAAGAACGACTTTACACCGTGCTTGTCGATCGCAATTTAGGACTGAAGTTTCTTCAATTAGAGCTAGATTTAATGGAAGATAGCTTTGAACGTAATATTGCCAAAATGGAGCGAGAAGCTGAAAAAACTTGGCTGGTGGTGGAGCAAGCAGCCTGGCAAGAATATGAAGCGGCTTTATTCCGACTACACGAATATAAGGATTTGTGGGGTTTAACCAAACAATCAAAGATCAATCAAGAGTGCGATCTAGCTCTCAACAATCTGGGTCAAGCCCTAAATTCACTCCTGGAACGTAAATCAAGAATTGTCGCCGTGGGAATTCTCCGTCGCCTCAAAGAATATTTAGTAGAACTGCGCCATCAGTTAAACATCTGGCAGCAGAGAGTTTCCCAATCTCAAGCCAAATTTCAAGAACTTGCTAACCAACAAGCTAATAAAGCCGATGCCTTAGAAATTGTTGGGGAAAAACTTTTTGAGCGAGCTAGACTTAACGAAATTTATGAAGATTTTTTGACAAAAACTAACGGCGATCAAGAAGCTAATCTGGAAAATCCTGCTCAAAGAGGATTAGAAGTAATGGCTCAACAATTAAGCCAGGTAATATTAAATGCCAGTACGTCCTTATGGCAAAACTCTCGTCGAGCACAGGAGGTATTTCGTCTATTGGATATTGAAAAAATTCCTGAGATTCAATATCCTGATTTTGAAAAAATTGTCTATCAACATACTTTGCTTTGCTTGGAAAAAGCAGGAGTCAACACCAAACTATATCAAGATGCTGATGCCTGTACCCGCTTTATGCAAAGATTTTCCACAGAAGCAGATCGAGACACACGTATTCGTGAATTATTCGAGCAGTCTCAACCTTTAGTCCGATTAGATCGCAATATTCCCCAATCGTCTCAATTTAACTATATTAATCTAGCCAAGGCTGGCTTAATTGGTGGTGACAATCCCACAGAAATCGCAGCAATCAAACAAGTCGAGATACTGCGTAAATACTTCTCGGATGAAGAAGCGATCGCGCCAATTACCACCAAAGAAAGGCATAAAATCCTTGCCGTTCAGGAAGTAGGTGGATTTTCTCTTCGTTGCCTCCAAGGAACAGAGCAACTTCGTCGCGCTTATCAAAATTGGCGAGGACAAAGAATTATGGCAGAAAGAGCAAGACTTAGGGGACAACAAGTAGATTTACCCCCATCAGTACATCTGCAACAAGAAATAATCTTTTGGGATTTTATACCCCCAAACAAAGATACCGAAAAAATAGTCTTAATTCTTCGGACTTTAGAGATTTTAAAATCAGAAATTAATCAAAATACCAAGCAAAATGTCATCTGTTATTCAACGATAAATAAAGGAAAACAGGAAAAAGTTACTTTGGCTTCAAATTGGGAAAATGCCGTACAAGTTTTAGAGCTTCCTGATTGTCGCCGAGATCGACAAGAGCTGGAACGCAAATTAGCAGAAAAGCTAGAAGCAGCGGAAACTCCAAAACTGAAACAGGAGTTAAGCCAAAAACTAAAATCTTATTTAGAGATCCGACTGAGAGATTTCTCCCAAAAAGGAGGTCAGGATAATCTTCGTTATCTCCGAGAACAAGATATGATCAGAGACTTTATGGATTGCCATAAACTAGCTTAA
- a CDS encoding vWA domain-containing protein, translating into MTLSYPSSPWRYPILQLSGFLVLVFLVVSLLTNTLGWFSPPVSVQMMLDLSSSTYDRDFKSGKSLMAAEIEAVKAYAKENALSPNPNNLSLAGFADLVQPITNNFSADSEAIATALEQAVQANIFKQVGGGTNLTLAVESGINSLSSQLERCKEMLVVTDGAANLSPTQILRAQSHRVKLNFLIVSQTIPHNLAQAARDTGGLALSADVQNIQSLITNRLRQKFSSNSKFVKFFLSLALISLMWMLLFPLDRLLQNFLQIRFDHAGRIALFNAVFWTMMTFWWMGLPALQGC; encoded by the coding sequence ATGACTTTATCCTATCCTTCTTCCCCTTGGCGTTATCCAATTTTGCAACTTTCCGGCTTCTTAGTTTTAGTATTCCTCGTCGTTTCTTTGCTTACTAATACTTTGGGCTGGTTTTCTCCCCCTGTTTCCGTACAGATGATGCTCGATCTTAGTAGTAGTACTTATGATCGGGACTTTAAAAGTGGGAAAAGTTTGATGGCAGCTGAAATTGAAGCAGTCAAAGCCTACGCTAAAGAAAACGCTCTATCGCCCAACCCCAATAACTTATCTCTAGCTGGATTTGCCGATCTAGTGCAGCCGATTACTAATAATTTCTCTGCTGATTCTGAGGCGATCGCAACTGCATTAGAGCAGGCAGTACAGGCAAATATCTTCAAGCAAGTCGGAGGAGGAACGAATCTAACTCTAGCAGTAGAATCGGGTATAAATTCCCTTTCCAGCCAGCTCGAGCGCTGCAAAGAAATGCTGGTGGTTACCGATGGAGCAGCAAATTTAAGTCCCACACAAATTTTGCGTGCCCAGTCTCATCGGGTCAAACTAAATTTTTTGATTGTGAGTCAGACTATTCCCCATAATTTGGCTCAAGCAGCACGCGATACTGGCGGACTAGCTTTGTCTGCTGACGTGCAAAATATTCAATCTTTAATTACCAATCGACTGAGACAGAAATTTAGTTCTAACTCGAAATTTGTCAAATTTTTCTTGAGTCTGGCCCTGATTTCTCTAATGTGGATGTTGCTCTTTCCTCTAGACAGACTATTACAAAACTTTCTGCAGATCCGCTTTGACCATGCAGGCAGAATTGCTTTGTTTAATGCTGTTTTTTGGACAATGATGACCTTTTGGTGGATGGGATTGCCCGCATTACAAGGATGCTGA
- a CDS encoding ABC transporter substrate-binding protein produces MIESPNNSDTTRNSAPWICQGISANSHPEIENWGDSCMFPGCKNNREDLSKAKSISPSSNDRKLKPILGIALAIVASLGSGLYLWQKFKPCPEGQEKLNGTCSVIDKPESQGSAPGNSTDQINLVPRTNNNTLTTPIPFNPEWISQSDRVLFKGNSNKYRDNGIEAFKQGNYAVAIKNLEKAVFSDRSDPEVQIYLNNAQASFQGSPLKIAVVVPVENKETSAKEMLRGIADAQTQFNYAGGAGGKLVQVDIANDGNEPQRAQTIAQKLASDLNILGIIGHNSSSASEIALFEYEKANLAIISPTSTSTSLKSNYFYRTVPSDEITGKKLAQYADQTGINRVAVFYNPHSSYSKSLQNAFEAHFQKLGGKVSGSIDLSDSNFDPRQQIQALQGRIDAIALFPNTNTTSVAIGIARANTELSAQKLPMIGGDALYSSQTLNNGGSAVDDLVIAVPWFATNQPYAEQANQRWMGTVNWRTAASYDATQALLKAIAASPNPTRSSVEQNLRLVNLVSSETSGEPLSFTNGERSGDGVLVQIAPGALGKPREMINGFKLIEH; encoded by the coding sequence ATGATAGAATCACCAAATAATTCGGACACCACCAGAAATTCTGCCCCTTGGATATGTCAGGGAATTTCGGCTAATTCTCATCCAGAAATTGAAAACTGGGGAGATAGTTGTATGTTCCCAGGCTGTAAAAATAATCGAGAAGATTTATCTAAAGCTAAAAGCATTTCTCCTTCAAGTAATGATAGAAAACTTAAACCCATTCTGGGAATAGCTTTAGCTATCGTCGCTAGTCTAGGAAGCGGATTGTATCTATGGCAAAAATTCAAGCCCTGTCCAGAAGGTCAAGAAAAGCTTAATGGCACTTGTTCCGTTATTGATAAGCCCGAGTCTCAAGGTTCTGCACCTGGGAATTCAACCGACCAGATAAACTTAGTACCACGGACTAATAATAATACTTTAACTACACCTATTCCTTTCAATCCCGAATGGATTAGTCAAAGCGATCGCGTTTTATTTAAAGGTAACAGTAATAAGTATCGAGATAATGGCATTGAAGCCTTTAAGCAGGGTAATTATGCTGTCGCGATCAAAAATTTAGAAAAAGCTGTTTTCAGCGATCGCAGCGATCCAGAAGTACAAATCTATCTCAACAACGCCCAAGCTTCTTTTCAAGGCTCTCCACTGAAAATAGCAGTAGTAGTTCCTGTAGAAAATAAAGAAACTTCTGCCAAAGAAATGTTGAGGGGAATAGCAGATGCTCAAACTCAATTTAATTATGCGGGCGGAGCAGGGGGAAAATTAGTACAAGTAGATATTGCTAACGATGGTAATGAGCCTCAACGAGCTCAAACTATTGCCCAAAAATTAGCTAGCGATCTTAATATTTTGGGGATAATTGGACATAATTCCAGCAGTGCCAGTGAAATAGCACTCTTTGAATATGAAAAAGCTAATTTAGCGATTATTTCCCCTACCAGTACCAGTACTTCTTTAAAGAGTAATTATTTCTATAGAACCGTCCCTTCAGACGAAATAACTGGTAAGAAGCTGGCTCAATATGCTGACCAAACGGGTATTAATCGAGTTGCAGTTTTTTACAATCCTCACAGTAGTTATAGTAAAAGCCTACAAAACGCATTTGAAGCTCATTTCCAAAAGCTAGGTGGGAAAGTATCAGGTTCAATCGATCTTAGCGATTCTAATTTCGATCCTAGACAACAAATTCAAGCACTTCAAGGAAGGATAGATGCGATCGCTTTATTTCCTAATACCAACACTACTTCTGTCGCAATTGGTATTGCCAGAGCAAATACAGAATTGTCTGCACAAAAATTACCGATGATAGGAGGGGATGCTTTATACAGTTCTCAAACTCTGAATAATGGTGGTTCGGCGGTAGACGATCTAGTAATTGCAGTTCCCTGGTTTGCCACCAATCAACCCTATGCCGAACAAGCTAATCAACGCTGGATGGGTACGGTGAACTGGCGGACTGCTGCTAGTTATGATGCGACACAAGCCCTACTCAAAGCTATAGCTGCAAGCCCCAATCCTACTAGATCTTCTGTAGAACAAAATTTACGGCTGGTTAATCTTGTCTCCAGTGAAACATCTGGCGAACCACTTTCTTTTACGAATGGAGAAAGGTCTGGAGATGGCGTTCTCGTGCAAATCGCACCAGGTGCGCTAGGTAAACCAAGAGAAATGATTAACGGATTCAAATTAATCGAACATTAA
- a CDS encoding NB-ARC domain-containing protein, translated as MFKISEDLLQAIALEQNISQIELGTLKLALLGKSAIEIATVLDVSAVAVRKRLGSVYQKFDLPGKSPGKLVALKNILTERSQQLSQVKQVQFTQDWGDAIDVADFYGRELELEHIEKWAIEEHCRLITLLGMGGIGKTTLSIKLAQKIAPKFDFVVWRSLRSAPAITDVVEDIYNSLSQQQQDLPANVGDRTKILLNEYLRQYRCLIVLDNLESILQSETRAGAYRPGCEDYGEFLRQIGEIPHSSCVVLTSRELPKEVALLAGNTKPIKIWRLQGLQTAGKSILQAEGLFGSETKLQELIDNYAGNPLALRIAATTIKNLFGGNIDGFLAQKVITFGDISDLLREQLVRLSDLEREIMYWLAIEREPATLNQLQSNFVIAPTIPQLLEAIESLTRRSLVEVEERESKFTLQNVIVEYLYDRLIESICQEITAQKSEFLNNYALLQATAKEYIRDAQAHLLLEPVKNRLLALLGDRSQVESQLKQIIATWRQKTESTPRAGYTAGNILNLLCQLQSDLRKYDFSHLAIRQAYLQNINLPEVNFAYSHFSQCVFSKIFGGVLSVAYSPDGQYLATGDTNGEIILWEVNQGRLKSRIRADSNWIRSVAFSPNGQFLASTGENQTIKIWSMVDDSCIQMINDVQNQVWVVSFSPDGSTIVSAGEDKTVKIWSVESGQCLKTFVGHSDCVRSVAFSLDGQYLASGSEDKTVKIWSVASGQCLNTFTGHNNWIRAVAFSLDGQYLASGSEDKTVKIWSVASGQCLDTFTGHNNWVWSLAYSPDGQYLASGSADRTIKIWHLATSQCQQTLAGHQNWVQSIAYSPDGQYLASGSTDRTVKIWHLATSQCQQTLQGHSIWMRAIAYSPDGQYLVSGGEDKTVKIWLVENGQCLKNFVGHSNWVQSVAYSPDGQYIASSSPDRTIEIWELKSGKSQEILETNGNWSRTLAFSPDSKTLVSGNEDSTVKIWSVKSGQCLATFTGHENWVSSVAYSPDCQYIASGSSDRTIKIWEIKSGQCLNTFSHENWVSSVAYSPDGQYIASSSSDRTIKIWEIKSGQCRTTFSEHENHISSVAYSPNGQYLASGSEDQTIKIWELKSDRCINTLSGHSNWVSSVAFSPDSKYLASTSIDETIKLWDLTSGHCLKTMRSTRPYEAMNIYGAKGLSTTQIAVLQALGAKLESNL; from the coding sequence ATGTTCAAAATCTCCGAAGACTTGTTGCAGGCGATCGCCCTAGAGCAGAATATTTCGCAAATAGAATTAGGAACTCTAAAATTGGCTCTGTTGGGTAAATCGGCTATAGAAATTGCCACAGTTCTAGATGTGAGTGCAGTGGCAGTTAGAAAGAGATTGGGTTCGGTATATCAAAAGTTCGACCTGCCAGGAAAGAGTCCAGGTAAATTGGTAGCTCTGAAAAATATTCTTACGGAGAGATCTCAACAACTATCACAAGTAAAGCAGGTTCAATTTACACAAGACTGGGGTGACGCGATTGATGTCGCCGATTTTTATGGCAGAGAATTGGAGTTAGAACATATAGAAAAGTGGGCAATTGAAGAGCATTGTCGCTTGATAACTCTTCTGGGTATGGGAGGGATTGGAAAAACAACTTTATCGATTAAGTTGGCACAAAAGATTGCCCCGAAATTCGATTTTGTAGTCTGGAGAAGTCTGCGCAGTGCTCCAGCAATAACCGATGTGGTTGAAGATATTTATAATTCTTTATCTCAACAACAACAAGATTTACCAGCCAATGTTGGCGATCGCACTAAGATTTTACTAAACGAATATTTACGCCAATATCGTTGTCTGATTGTTTTAGACAATTTAGAGTCTATTCTCCAAAGTGAGACTCGTGCGGGAGCCTATCGTCCAGGATGCGAAGATTATGGGGAATTTTTACGGCAAATAGGCGAAATCCCTCACTCAAGCTGTGTGGTTCTAACTAGTAGAGAGCTACCGAAAGAAGTTGCCTTATTAGCAGGAAATACCAAACCGATAAAAATTTGGCGCTTGCAAGGATTACAAACAGCAGGAAAGAGTATTCTCCAAGCCGAAGGTTTATTTGGTTCTGAGACCAAGCTGCAAGAATTAATCGATAACTATGCTGGAAATCCTCTAGCTTTAAGAATTGCTGCCACGACGATTAAAAATCTATTTGGGGGCAACATCGATGGATTTCTCGCCCAAAAAGTAATTACTTTTGGGGATATTAGCGACTTGCTTCGGGAACAGTTAGTACGGTTATCAGACCTAGAACGGGAGATTATGTACTGGCTAGCAATTGAACGGGAGCCAGCTACCCTAAATCAGTTGCAATCGAATTTTGTGATCGCGCCAACAATTCCCCAACTCCTAGAGGCGATCGAGTCATTAACCCGTAGGTCTTTAGTGGAAGTAGAGGAAAGGGAAAGTAAGTTTACCCTGCAAAATGTCATCGTTGAATATCTTTATGATCGCCTAATTGAATCAATTTGCCAGGAAATTACTGCCCAAAAAAGTGAATTTCTGAACAATTACGCTCTACTTCAAGCTACAGCCAAGGAATATATCAGAGATGCTCAAGCCCATTTGCTGCTTGAGCCTGTCAAAAATCGATTGCTCGCTCTTTTAGGCGATCGTAGCCAAGTTGAGTCCCAGCTAAAGCAAATTATAGCAACTTGGCGACAAAAAACAGAATCTACCCCCAGAGCTGGATACACGGCAGGAAACATACTCAATTTACTCTGTCAATTACAATCCGATCTCCGAAAATACGATTTTTCTCATCTGGCAATTCGTCAAGCATATTTGCAGAATATCAATTTACCAGAAGTTAATTTTGCCTATTCTCATTTTTCCCAGTGCGTTTTCTCAAAAATTTTTGGTGGTGTTTTATCCGTAGCCTATAGTCCTGATGGTCAGTATCTTGCCACAGGAGATACCAATGGAGAAATAATACTTTGGGAAGTTAATCAAGGTAGGCTTAAATCGAGAATCAGAGCAGATAGCAATTGGATTCGTTCCGTAGCATTTAGTCCAAACGGTCAATTTCTTGCCAGCACGGGGGAAAATCAAACCATTAAAATTTGGTCGATGGTTGATGACTCATGTATACAAATGATAAATGATGTTCAAAATCAAGTTTGGGTCGTCAGCTTTAGCCCCGACGGTTCCACAATTGTCAGTGCTGGTGAAGATAAAACTGTAAAAATTTGGTCAGTGGAAAGCGGACAATGCCTTAAAACTTTTGTTGGTCATAGTGATTGTGTTCGTTCGGTAGCGTTTAGTCTTGATGGTCAGTATCTTGCTAGTGGTAGTGAAGATAAAACCGTTAAGATTTGGTCAGTGGCAAGCGGACAGTGCCTTAATACTTTTACTGGTCATAACAACTGGATTCGAGCCGTAGCGTTTAGTCTTGATGGTCAGTATCTTGCTAGTGGTAGTGAAGATAAAACCGTCAAGATTTGGTCAGTGGCAAGCGGACAGTGCCTTGATACTTTTACTGGTCATAACAATTGGGTTTGGTCTTTAGCATATAGCCCTGATGGTCAATATCTTGCCAGCGGTAGTGCTGATCGCACCATCAAGATTTGGCACTTAGCTACCAGTCAATGTCAACAAACTTTAGCAGGCCACCAAAACTGGGTTCAATCAATAGCCTATAGTCCTGATGGTCAATATCTTGCTAGCGGTAGCACAGATCGCACAGTCAAAATTTGGCACTTAGCTACCAGTCAATGTCAACAAACCTTACAAGGTCATAGTATTTGGATGAGAGCCATAGCCTATAGTCCTGATGGTCAGTATCTTGTTAGCGGAGGAGAAGATAAAACTGTCAAGATTTGGTTGGTAGAAAACGGTCAATGCCTGAAAAATTTTGTTGGACACAGTAATTGGGTTCAGTCAGTAGCATATAGCCCCGATGGTCAATACATTGCTAGTAGTAGTCCCGATCGTACGATCGAGATATGGGAACTTAAAAGTGGTAAATCTCAAGAGATATTGGAAACAAACGGTAACTGGAGTAGAACCCTAGCATTTAGCCCCGATAGTAAAACTCTTGTCAGTGGAAATGAAGATTCAACGGTTAAGATCTGGTCGGTAAAAAGTGGTCAATGCCTTGCCACTTTCACTGGTCATGAAAACTGGGTGAGTTCGGTGGCATATAGCCCAGATTGTCAATACATCGCTAGTGGTAGCTCAGATCGAACTATTAAAATCTGGGAAATCAAAAGCGGTCAATGCCTTAATACTTTTAGTCATGAAAACTGGGTGAGTTCAGTAGCATATAGTCCTGATGGTCAATACATTGCTAGTAGTAGCTCAGATCGAACTATTAAAATCTGGGAAATCAAAAGCGGTCAGTGCCGTACCACTTTCAGCGAGCATGAAAACCATATATCATCAGTGGCATATAGTCCTAATGGTCAATATCTTGCCAGTGGTAGTGAAGACCAAACTATTAAAATTTGGGAGCTAAAAAGCGATCGCTGTATTAATACTCTTTCAGGTCATAGTAACTGGGTAAGTTCGGTAGCGTTTAGTCCCGATAGCAAATATCTTGCCAGTACCAGTATCGATGAAACAATTAAGTTATGGGATTTAACATCAGGTCATTGCCTTAAAACTATGCGCTCTACTCGACCTTATGAAGCAATGAACATTTATGGTGCTAAGGGATTAAGTACAACTCAAATAGCTGTTTTGCAAGCCTTAGGAGCAAAGTTAGAATCTAATTTATGA